Proteins from a single region of Labedella gwakjiensis:
- a CDS encoding nuclease-related domain-containing protein, whose translation MTETSTAPERAVPGLEALRRMERRRPGQESIARTAAVRAGSSSPSVVHRMLGGSPVGSAERAAFDAARGERIVGRELDALPNRWIVLHSLPSPGTSGDLDHVIVGPGGVFAVTTRFVAGADVIVGDDDLVTSGRRMPFARSAVSAARRVAQLAGRSLPPGVAVRGVVVVAGARTVRRGSRHRVVDVREAAAVREWLESHPPVLDDDAVEGVAVQIAQSYEATAGALPRGVTASTVTSAAIFARLERESAVARRIRVLWRAVGVAVLTGALWVSFTQLPAWLALHLG comes from the coding sequence ATGACCGAGACGAGCACCGCGCCGGAGCGCGCCGTGCCCGGCCTCGAGGCCCTCCGGCGGATGGAGCGCCGACGGCCGGGCCAGGAGAGCATCGCCCGGACCGCCGCCGTGCGGGCCGGGTCCTCGTCTCCCTCCGTCGTGCATCGGATGCTGGGGGGTTCGCCCGTCGGGTCCGCGGAACGGGCGGCCTTCGACGCCGCACGGGGCGAACGCATCGTCGGCCGCGAACTCGACGCGCTGCCGAACCGGTGGATCGTGCTGCACTCCCTCCCCTCGCCCGGGACGAGCGGGGATCTCGATCACGTGATCGTCGGGCCGGGAGGGGTGTTCGCGGTGACGACCCGATTCGTCGCGGGTGCCGATGTGATCGTGGGCGACGACGACCTGGTCACGAGCGGAAGACGCATGCCGTTCGCCCGATCGGCCGTCTCGGCGGCGCGGCGCGTGGCGCAGCTCGCCGGGCGTTCCCTCCCGCCGGGTGTGGCCGTGCGGGGCGTCGTCGTCGTCGCGGGGGCGCGCACGGTCCGTCGCGGATCACGGCACCGCGTGGTCGACGTCCGCGAGGCCGCCGCCGTGAGGGAATGGCTCGAATCGCACCCGCCCGTGCTCGACGACGATGCGGTCGAGGGGGTGGCCGTGCAGATCGCGCAATCGTACGAGGCCACGGCCGGCGCTCTTCCACGCGGCGTCACGGCCTCCACCGTGACGAGCGCCGCGATCTTCGCCCGTCTCGAGCGGGAGAGCGCCGTGGCGCGGCGGATCCGCGTTCTCTGGCGCGCCGTCGGAGTGGCGGTGCTCACCGGAGCCCTGTGGGTGTCCTTCACGCAATTGCCCGCGTGGCTCGCCCTGCACCTCGGTTGA
- a CDS encoding stealth family protein, whose product MTRDTTDENGTPTTSFHAVRGDDADAPGPQLVETPDLVLVSTGSRRPRFEREGIVRRKGEYALVAGHLTPHESMVEDLIAVRAVLDAAGIDFLLVRGDNDRPVLAVDIKRRKAIERALAEAFAEEPFYSAPYVPAAQHDDALESDGRPVLIADGELTADSSHAIFRVYRPRIEPIGRLRYGPDTAFQLELWRFGDDVITAPTENALMRRTLPRSEAVEEEVIVYGQSWPTLESMFAELASDVTFDIDLVFSWVDGSSVEFQRQRAKRMKSYVVGDGDDSEARFRQIDELKYALRSVYMFAPWVRNIYIATDSPKPEWLDDHSRVTIMPSEAFFDDMDALPTHNSHAVESQLHKIPGIAEHFLYSNDDMFFGRPVQPNLFFSPGGITKFVEAKTRIGLGDSNPARSGFENAARVNRRLLRERFGKVTTRHLEHCAAPLRKSVMQELEADFPEDFQRTSHSQFRSATDISVTNSLYHYYALMRGYAVVQTNANVLYVETTLKSALRQMKKLLKRRDQDMFCLNDGSKPEISVEKRTKAVTEFLERYFPVVAPWEKEYEASVSDSASTSA is encoded by the coding sequence ATGACGAGAGACACGACCGACGAGAACGGTACCCCGACGACGAGCTTCCACGCGGTACGCGGCGACGACGCCGACGCGCCGGGACCGCAGCTCGTCGAGACGCCCGATCTCGTCCTCGTGTCCACCGGTAGTCGCCGCCCTCGCTTCGAACGCGAGGGCATCGTGCGGCGGAAGGGCGAGTACGCCCTCGTCGCGGGTCACCTCACTCCGCACGAGTCGATGGTGGAGGACCTCATCGCCGTGCGCGCCGTGCTCGACGCCGCCGGGATCGACTTCCTCCTCGTGCGCGGCGACAACGACCGCCCGGTGCTCGCGGTCGACATCAAGCGGCGGAAGGCGATCGAGCGCGCCCTCGCCGAGGCGTTCGCCGAGGAGCCCTTCTACTCGGCCCCCTACGTTCCCGCTGCGCAGCACGACGACGCCCTGGAGTCCGACGGACGCCCGGTCCTCATCGCCGACGGCGAGCTCACCGCCGACTCGTCCCACGCGATCTTCCGCGTGTACCGTCCCCGCATCGAGCCCATCGGGCGCCTCCGCTACGGACCGGACACCGCCTTCCAGCTCGAGCTGTGGCGCTTCGGCGACGACGTCATCACCGCCCCCACCGAGAACGCGCTCATGCGCCGCACCCTTCCGCGGTCCGAGGCCGTCGAGGAGGAGGTCATCGTCTACGGGCAGTCGTGGCCGACCCTCGAGAGCATGTTCGCGGAGCTCGCGAGCGACGTGACCTTCGACATCGACCTCGTCTTCTCGTGGGTCGACGGCTCCTCCGTCGAGTTCCAGCGTCAGCGCGCGAAGCGCATGAAGAGCTACGTCGTCGGCGACGGCGACGACTCGGAGGCGCGCTTCCGCCAGATCGACGAGCTGAAGTACGCGCTCCGCAGCGTGTACATGTTCGCTCCGTGGGTGCGGAACATCTACATCGCCACCGACTCGCCGAAGCCCGAGTGGCTCGACGACCACTCGCGCGTCACGATCATGCCGAGCGAGGCGTTCTTCGACGACATGGACGCCCTGCCCACGCACAACTCGCACGCTGTGGAGAGCCAGCTCCACAAGATCCCGGGCATCGCCGAGCACTTCCTGTACTCGAACGACGACATGTTCTTCGGTCGCCCCGTGCAGCCGAACCTCTTCTTCTCCCCCGGCGGCATCACGAAGTTCGTGGAGGCGAAGACGCGCATCGGTCTCGGCGACTCGAACCCCGCGCGCAGCGGCTTCGAGAACGCGGCCCGCGTGAACCGCCGGCTGTTGCGCGAGCGCTTCGGCAAGGTCACCACGCGTCACCTCGAGCACTGCGCCGCACCCTTGCGCAAGAGCGTGATGCAGGAGCTCGAGGCGGACTTCCCCGAGGACTTCCAGCGCACCTCGCACAGCCAGTTCCGGTCGGCGACCGACATCTCGGTGACGAACTCGCTCTACCACTACTACGCGCTCATGCGCGGGTACGCGGTCGTGCAGACGAACGCGAACGTGCTCTACGTGGAGACGACGCTCAAGAGCGCGCTGCGCCAGATGAAGAAGCTCTTGAAGCGCCGCGATCAGGACATGTTCTGCCTCAACGACGGCAGCAAGCCGGAGATCTCGGTGGAGAAGCGCACCAAGGCCGTGACGGAGTTCCTCGAGCGCTACTTCCCGGTCGTCGCCCCGTGGGAGAAGGAGTACGAGGCGTCCGTCTCGGACTCGGCGTCGACCTCCGCCTAG
- a CDS encoding J domain-containing protein — translation MTDSPASASPYEVLGVSPSASPDELRKAYRRRLRETHPDTGGDALEFTAVQRAWERVGEASARAAYDRGESSHTESTAEGAGWSAPSHRTRADNSRPRARSYGHPGGAAREAYLRLIREWAGRGAEPEDPYDPALVRRAPIEIRRALAEAIAEEATARQVSALGMAFTVWHDVAVGGGERKIDHVVLGPTGLYAICSEDFGVPVRVSRGELVPVGAATSEQPVRSLVRASRELGRSARVKVTGVVVVVPDEAFDEGLAEIDRMRKPAAFVVTRSRLPQLLRTGPSGVEPIGGNELFDVRTRLQAVVRFEV, via the coding sequence ATGACCGATTCACCGGCCTCCGCGTCGCCGTACGAAGTCCTCGGCGTGAGTCCCTCCGCGAGCCCCGACGAACTGCGGAAGGCGTATCGCCGCCGTTTGCGTGAAACGCACCCGGACACGGGCGGCGACGCTCTCGAGTTCACCGCGGTGCAGCGGGCGTGGGAGCGGGTCGGCGAGGCGTCAGCGCGCGCCGCCTACGACCGCGGCGAGAGCAGCCACACCGAGTCGACGGCGGAGGGCGCCGGATGGTCGGCGCCGTCGCACCGCACGCGCGCGGACAACTCCCGGCCCCGCGCGCGGTCGTACGGACACCCAGGCGGTGCGGCGCGCGAGGCGTACCTGCGGCTCATCCGCGAGTGGGCGGGTCGCGGGGCCGAGCCGGAGGACCCGTACGATCCCGCGCTCGTCCGTCGCGCCCCGATCGAGATCCGGAGGGCCCTCGCCGAGGCGATCGCGGAGGAGGCCACCGCTCGACAGGTCTCGGCGCTCGGGATGGCGTTCACCGTCTGGCACGACGTGGCCGTAGGTGGCGGAGAGCGCAAGATCGATCACGTGGTGCTCGGACCCACCGGTCTCTACGCGATCTGCTCAGAGGACTTCGGTGTGCCCGTGCGCGTGTCTCGTGGTGAGCTCGTACCGGTGGGTGCCGCGACGTCTGAGCAGCCCGTGCGTTCCCTGGTTCGCGCGTCGCGCGAGCTCGGTCGGTCCGCGCGGGTCAAGGTCACCGGGGTGGTCGTGGTCGTGCCGGACGAAGCGTTCGACGAGGGACTCGCGGAGATCGACCGCATGCGGAAGCCGGCGGCCTTCGTCGTGACCCGTTCGCGGCTCCCGCAGCTGCTGCGCACCGGGCCGTCCGGCGTGGAGCCGATCGGCGGCAACGAGCTCTTCGACGTCCGGACCCGACTTCAGGCGGTCGTCCGCTTCGAGGTCTGA